The genomic interval AGCTCAGGAAGGGCGGATGTTCGCACCGCTGGCCTACACCAAAACCTATGCCATGGCAGCCGCCGCCGGGCTGGCCGTCACGCTGGTGCCGGTGCTGATGGGGTATTTTATCCGTGGCAAGATCATTCCGGAACAGAAGAATCCGCTGAATCGCGGACTGGTGGGGTTGTATCGTCCACTGGTCAATCTGGTACTCCGTTTTCCAAAAACCGTCATTGCGCTGGCGCTGATTTCGTGCCTCAGCGTGTGGTATCCGGTCAGTAAAATCGGCTCTGAATTTATGCCCGAACTCGACGAAGGGGATCTACTCTACATGCCGACGACGTTGCCGGGAATTTCGCCGAGTAAAGTGGCGGAACTGCTCATGCAAACGGATCGGCTGATTTTAACCATTCCCGAAGTAGAGCGGGTGTTCGGCAAAGCTGGGCGTGCTGAAACGGCGACCGATCCGGCACCACTCACGATGCTGGAAACTACCATTAAGCTCAAGCCGCGCGAGGAATGGCGCGAAGGGATGACAACGCGCAAAATCATCGAAGAATTGGATGCCATCGTCAAGCTCCCCGGCGTTACCAACGCATGGGTAATGCCGATCAAAACCCGTATTGATATGCTGGCCACTGGGATTCGTACTCCGGTCGGTATCAAAGTTGCGGGGCCAGATTTGGCAGTGATTGAAACCATTGGCACCGAAATCGAACAGGCGATCAAAAACTTGCCCGGAACCGCGTCCGTCTATTCTGAACGGGTGACGGGTGGCCGCTATATTGATGTCGATATCGACCGCGTGGCGGCCGCACGCTACGGCTTGAACATTGCCGATGTGCAAGAAGTGGTACGCAGCGCCATTGGCGGAATGAATGTCGGCCAAACTATCGAAGGGCTGGAGCGTTACCCGATCAACCTGCGCTATCCGCGCGATGAACGCGATTCGCTGCAATCACTGCGCCAGCTTCCGGTAGCAACGCCCAGCGGTGTGTGGGTGGCGCTGGAGCAAGTGGCGAAGGTCGATATTGTCGATGGGCCGCCAATGATTCGCAGTGAAAACGCGCGACTGAGCGGATGGACGTATGTCGACATTCAGGGGCGCGATCTGGGCGGCTATGTGCGTGAAGCGCGCGACACCGTACAGCGTTACGTAACGCTGCCGCCGGGCTATTCCATCAGTTGGTCGGGGCAGTATGAATATCTGGAGCGCGCCACCGAACGGCTGAAAATGGTGATTCCGCTGACATTGGCGACCATCTTTTTGCTGCTCTATCTGAGCTTCCGCCGTATCGGCGAAACACTGTTGATCATGCTGACGCTACCGCTGTCGCTGGTCGGCGGCTTCTGGTATCTGCACTGGCTGGGATACAACCTCTCTGTCGCGGCTGGCGTTGGTTTTATTGCCCTCGCGGGGGTGGCGGCAGAAACGGGCATCATCATGCTGGTATATCTCGACCAAGCGTATCAAAAACGACTTGATGCCGCGCAGCGCGAAGCGCGATCCGTATCACTGGCGGAATTGCGCGCAGCACTGGTTGAAGGGGCGCTGCTGCGGGTGCGTCCGAAAATTATGACCGTTGGCACCGTAATTGTCGGCCTGCTGCCGATTATGTTTAGCGAAGGCACCGGCGCAGAAGTAATGCGCCGCATCGCCGCACCGATGCTGGGTGGCATGGTAAGTGCCACTATTTTAACCCTTGTCATCATTCCGGCGATCTATTTCGTCTGGAAACAATACACTTTGAAGGAGCATTAAATCATGAAGAAAATCGTTACTACTACACTCGTTGTCGCTACACTTGCTTTTGGAACCACTTTTGCGCTGGCATCCAGCCACGGCAATTCGCATGGAAGCACGCACGGAAATTCGCACGGCAGTTCGCATGGGACATCGCATGGAGCGACGCAAAAAGCGGACAAAAAAGCCAGCGTGCAAGCCGAAATTTTAGGCATTGCGGCTGATGGAAAAAGTGTGGACGTTGATCATGCGCCCATCCGTGAATTCGGCTGGCCAGCTATGCAGATGAGCCTCGAGTTGCAGAATGCCAACGTTGCCAAAGACATTGCCGTTGGCGATAAGGTGATGCTAGAAATCAAACAGAAATCAGCAACGGAATACGTGATTACAAAAATCACCAAACAGTAAAACCGAAGCAAAGATTCCCCCTGCTATATTGGCGGGGGGAATCTGATTGCAATGCTTGTTCGAGAGCAATTGACACGAATTTGATATGGCATTGCTGGCTATTGTGATGTTTTTTGTATTTATGATTCTACCGCCACTCGCGGTCGTCTATCTCTTCCAATTTAAACGCCGAGGACGCAGAAACCCGCTAACATCGCAAATGTTGCGTGCACCGGGAGAATCTATATCGCAACGCATCAAGGAGTTGAACGAAAAAATCGACTCAGACCTAATAAGTTTATATGTTTGTTGCGATTTGCGACGAGCACGGAGTATGCCTAGCGTGAGAGGCTAGGCGTGCCATTAGCGTTACGCCCGCAAGCTGCCACCGGAGAGTCCAAAAAAAGAACTGATACTGCCATCAATGCCAATTTTCATATAAACTGGAGCCTTTCCCTCGGCAATGCGTCTTTCAACCAGTGCCTCTTGTTCTTTCGGCCGGTTTTCTAGTCGAGCATATTCTTTGCTGAATGCTTCGTGCGTTTCTCCAAGATGTACCAGCATTTGATGCGAAGAGAGTTTTCGAAACTGATTGCTCAGCTCGGTCTCTTTGTCAAAAGCCTTTTCTATTCTTGATTTATCAGGATGCTCTCCGGCGACACGGACATTGCCTGCCATATCGGTGCGCAGTACTGGTTCGGGTGGAATTTTCACCCCAATGTCCCGAAATATTTGCATAATTTTACCCGAAAAATCTTCCATCTCAGCTGCAAGCGACTCGCGTGTGGGAAGTTCCAGCTTTGGCAGCGCCAACAGATCGCTACTAAAGGGGATATCTTTCTTTTCTGTCGCTTCTTTTTTTGCGGTACTGCTGGCGACAGAGGATGTCTGAGTCAAGAAAGAGGTGTTGGTAATCTGCATGGTTTCCTCCTGTTGCAGTCATTAGGGTGGATACGCTTCACTTATCCACCCTACATTTTGCCATTTCACTACCCTACTTCTACGTTATTTCTTTTCCGTGTTTCGCTAGCCAGCGCGAATAGCTGTCTGCGCTCCCGGCAATCGCGTACGTGCGCTGTGAGCTCGAGAAGTCAAAGTGCACTTCCGGCTCCTTTGCCGCTCCAACAACACGTTTTTCCGCGGTTGACCCAAGCAACTGTTCCAGTAATTGGGCTCGCTGATCGGCCAGCTCTTTGCCACGCAGATTTCCATCTTTGGCAATAATTGATGAATAATCTCGGTCGTTTGTGGAGCTGTAAAGAAAGCCACCTTTCGAAACAGCAGCAATTTTTTCGCCATTTTGCCAAAATTCAATGTACGGTTCCGCTGCTTCAAGTTGCTCTTGAGTTGGCTTGGGGGGTTCCGGTGCTATCTTGGGTGGAGAGGATAAGGCAACTTTTTGCAGCCCGTCAGTTGGAAGTAATGTGGCATTGCCAGCAATTTGTTGTGCGGTTGACCGGATTTTTACGGCGGCAGGGGCATGGTTCATCGTGGTGGGCAGAGATGATGAAATCATAGTTTCCTCCTCTAATAGGCAAAATATTAGCAAATAGCATGCCAAAAAATTTTGCTCTGACTTGGTGTTGAGCAGGGATTTTTCCTGACGCAGGTGCTAGGTTGTCACGTCCTTTATGCAATGTTGGCATAAAAAGGAAGTATTGCCAAAATCACCTAGCTCCATACGTTCTACAGCGGAGCTCCACATCTGCTGGAAAGGGAATGAGGTGAGAGTTATGAAACGTTATCTGTTACTGCTGTCCTCAGCAGCTATCATCGTGCTGGCGGGGTTGCCCCTAAACGCTTTCAGTAAAATGGACACGAAATTCGCCCCCAACGACCCCAATCTGACAATGGCTACCTTCGCTGGTGGGTGTTTCTGGTGTGTGGAAGATGCCTTTGAAAAAGTCCCTGGTGTGATAGAGGCTGTATCTGGTTATAGCGGCGGCGACGAGATAAATCCGACCTATCAACAGGTTGCCGGCGGGCTGACTGGCCACACCGAAGCGGTGCAGGTGTATTACGACCAAGCGGTGATCACCTACGAAGGGCTGCTGCAAGCACTGTGGCGGACGGCCAATCCAACAGATGCCACAGGCCAGTATGTGGATCGTGGCAAGCAATATCGCCCAGCGATTTTTTATCACAACGAAGCGCAGAAGCACGCGGCCGAAATTTCGGTCATGGCACTGGAAAAGTCCGGCCGGTACGACGCTCCAATAGTGATTGAGATCGTCCCTTTCAAAGCTTTTTACAAGGCCGAAGAATACCATCAGGATTACTCCGCCAAAAATCCGCTGCGCTACAAGTTCTACACCTTTAACTCGGGACGCTACCAGTTCATTGAAAAGGTTTGGGGAAAAGATCAGGCCGTAGATTACTCCCAATACCGTCCCAAAAACGGCGCTGGCGCTGAGCAAGCGGAGCGTGACCAGCAGCCAATCCAGATGGCGGGATTCAACGCTGCGACCTTTGAAAAACCAAGCGACAGGGTACTCAAAGATCGACTGACAAAAGAACAGTACCACGTCACCCAGCAAGAGGGTACGGAGCCCCCCTTCAAAAACGAATATAATAATGAAAAGCGGCCAGGGATCTATGTGGATGTGGTATCCGGCGAACCGCTATTCTCATCCCGCGACAAATATGACTCCGGTACTGGCTGGCCCAGCTTTACCAAACCGATCAGCCCGGAGTGGTTGGCAGAAAAAGAGGATAGAACCTTTTTTTCGGTTCGCACTGAAATTCGCAGCCGCTACGCCGACTCCCATTTAGGACACGTATTCAACGATGGTCCGGCTCCAACCGGCCTGCGTTATTGCATGAACTCCGCAGCGCTGAAGTTCATCCCCATCGAGGAGATGGATGCACAGGGCTACGGCGCACTGATCAGGGAAGTGAAGTGAACAGATGGGATATCCGGTTGATGTGCTACGGCGACGGAAGTGCGACAGCGCTTACAGCAGGGTAACCCGTGGGAACATCTGGTGTCGGAAGGGGTTGCTACGTATTTAAAGGCATCTGGATTCAGCGAAATATTGCGCCAGATGGGGTAAGCGTGGAGCAGCCAAGGAAGAGAAGGAAAAGATCGATTTCTCCTTTGCTCATGCTTTTTCCCCTTGAAACATACGGCCGAAAAACCCAATATTCATACGTGCTCAGCACGAAACGTCGAGACGAGAGAAGGGGTGTTTATTGCGTAGCAAGTGCCCTTCGCCTCACGTTGATCGGGCTGGTTTCATCATCGTAAAAGCGGTGCGCTGAGAAGTAACGATAGCACCCATGCAGGTCGGCATATAACCGACCGATGCAAACCGGCCCACTTATTATTCTTGAGCCCACCTGTCTTGATCCTGCGCACATGGTAAGGATCGAAAAACAGGTGGGCTTTCGCTTTTGTTGCTTCTGTGGCATAACATTCCGGCAAGAAATTCTACTATTAGGAGGCTCTGCGGATGAAACAGTACCATGTATATGGCATTGGTAATGCCCTCGTTGATTACGAATTTTCGATAGATGATGCGGCGCTGACTGCGATTGATGTTGCCAAAGGGGTGATGACTCTCGTTGATCGGGAGCGGCAGGATTTTCTGATATCCCGCCTTGGTGGACAGGAGCACAAAAGGGCATGTGGTGGCTCCGCAGCGAACACGATTATCGGAGTGGCGCAATTTGGCGGTAAAGCGTACTACTCATGTCGCGTGGCGAACGATGAGTCGGGCGATTTTTACTATAAAGATCTCAAGTCGCATGGTGTTGACACGAATCTTGGTTTGGCCAATCGCCCTGAAGGGGTTACTGGAAAATGTTTGGTTCTGGTGACGCCTGATGCCGAACGGACGATGAACACCTATCTTGGTATTACGGCGGAGTTATGTTGTGACGAAGTCGAGCCGGACGCTATTTCCCGTTCTGAATATCTCTATATGGAAGGATATCTTTCGGCATCGCCCAGTGGAAAATTGGCAGTACTGGAAGCGAAAAAAATCGCCCAGCAGCATGGTGTTAAAACCGCATTAACGTTTTCCGATCCGAACATGGTGCAGTTTTTTGGCGCAGTCTTGCAAGAATTTGTGGGCGATGGCATTGATATGTTGTTTTGTAATGACAAAGAAGCGCTGCTCTACACGAAAACTGATACCGTTGCCGGTGCCGCTGAGCAGTTAAAGAAAATCGCTACGAACTTTGCTATTACAATGGGAGCGCATGGAGCAGTTATCTGGGATGGCACTACACTGCACAAAATCCCTGCTTTTCCCGTGAAAGCGGTTGATACCAACGGTGCGGGCGATATTTTTGCGGGTGCCTATTTGTATGCGATTACCCACGGTTATACGCAGGTGCAAGCGGGAACATTTGCGTCTCTCGCGGCCTCTCGCCTTGTAACCCGTTTTGGCCCGCGCTTGGGCGGAGCTGATGTGGTTGAGGTTTTACGGCAACTCCCCGCGCGGTAAGCTTACCTCTGAATTGAATCTGTTTCGTTTCCATTCAGAGGCGGTTGCGATCCTAGTACCGCCTCTGAAGTGCTTTCTTGATCATCGCTGGAGTCTTCCGTTTCCAAATATGTGCGGGGATCCATCTCCGCTGCAATGGTTGACGTACGCGTTACTGGTACAAACAGTCCGCGTTCGTCTTCAGGAACGGGTTCGTCAAGGTGGATTCTCCATTTAATAAACAATGCCAATCCGCAAAGCACGATAGCCAGCATGACAGGATAGCCACGGCTTCCTAATATCGACATAACAATACCTGCCATGAAGGGGCCGATGGAGGCCCCGATACCGTTCAACATCAAAAGGCCGCGTGTGCCATCAAGTATCTGACTCGCATCGAGCCGGTCGTGAGTTTGCGCTACACTGATTGCATACAGGGAAAAAGAAAACCCACCGTAGAGTAATGCGACTACCATAAAGGCGGCCATCGAAATGGCGTGCAATATGAGGAGTAGAAGCACGAATACGGCGGCACAGATGGCAATCCAAAAGAGTATCTGACGGCGATCGCGGTTATCCGAAAGCTTCCCAAGTGGCCATTGCAGCAGCGCTCCTCCAAACACCGCAAAAGAGATAAACGTCACCACATGAGTTTCGCTGAAGCCGAGTCCATGCGCAAACACCGCCGCCATTCCCCAAAAAGACCCTGTGATTAACCCTGAGAGCAACGAACCCACTGCGCCAACGGGTGCGGCATGAAACAGCGACTTGAGGGGGAAACTGCTTGATTCCATTGGGGTTGGCTGCGTAGTGCGGGTCAGAGCGACAGGCATCAGCCCCAGGGAAAAAAGGATGGAGACAAGTGCGAATGAGGCGAGTGAGCCCGGCCCGTAGATCAATACGCCAAATTGTCCGACCCCAAG from Chrysiogenes arsenatis DSM 11915 carries:
- a CDS encoding efflux RND transporter permease subunit; the protein is MIAAVIRWSIGNRIFVLIAAVLLTFWGVYAVKNTPLDAIPDLSDVQVIIKTSYPGQAPQVVEQQVTYPLSSALLAVPKAVAVRGYSMFGDSYIYIIFEEGTDLYWARSRVLEYLSQVSGNLPEGATPSLGPDATGVGWVYQYALVDRTGRHDLGELRALQDWFLKYELQTVAGVSEVATVGGMVRQYQIVVAPEKLRAYGITTDMISSAVSRANQEVGGSSIEMAEAEYMIRAKGYIQSADELRHIPLTLGANGVPVLLGDVAEITMGPQLRRGIAEMDGEGEVVGGIIVMRSGENALEVIKQVKQKLDELRPGLPAGVEVVTTYDRSGVIERAVENLQNTVIKELLVVVAVCALFLLHIRSSLVIAICLPLGVLVSFIIMHWQGINANIMSLGGIALAIGAMVDASIVMVENVHKHLEKEEITPQNRWRIITDASLEVGPPLFFALLIITVSFLPVFTLEAQEGRMFAPLAYTKTYAMAAAAGLAVTLVPVLMGYFIRGKIIPEQKNPLNRGLVGLYRPLVNLVLRFPKTVIALALISCLSVWYPVSKIGSEFMPELDEGDLLYMPTTLPGISPSKVAELLMQTDRLILTIPEVERVFGKAGRAETATDPAPLTMLETTIKLKPREEWREGMTTRKIIEELDAIVKLPGVTNAWVMPIKTRIDMLATGIRTPVGIKVAGPDLAVIETIGTEIEQAIKNLPGTASVYSERVTGGRYIDVDIDRVAAARYGLNIADVQEVVRSAIGGMNVGQTIEGLERYPINLRYPRDERDSLQSLRQLPVATPSGVWVALEQVAKVDIVDGPPMIRSENARLSGWTYVDIQGRDLGGYVREARDTVQRYVTLPPGYSISWSGQYEYLERATERLKMVIPLTLATIFLLLYLSFRRIGETLLIMLTLPLSLVGGFWYLHWLGYNLSVAAGVGFIALAGVAAETGIIMLVYLDQAYQKRLDAAQREARSVSLAELRAALVEGALLRVRPKIMTVGTVIVGLLPIMFSEGTGAEVMRRIAAPMLGGMVSATILTLVIIPAIYFVWKQYTLKEH
- a CDS encoding copper-binding protein: MKKIVTTTLVVATLAFGTTFALASSHGNSHGSTHGNSHGSSHGTSHGATQKADKKASVQAEILGIAADGKSVDVDHAPIREFGWPAMQMSLELQNANVAKDIAVGDKVMLEIKQKSATEYVITKITKQ
- the msrB gene encoding peptide-methionine (R)-S-oxide reductase MsrB, with amino-acid sequence MKRYLLLLSSAAIIVLAGLPLNAFSKMDTKFAPNDPNLTMATFAGGCFWCVEDAFEKVPGVIEAVSGYSGGDEINPTYQQVAGGLTGHTEAVQVYYDQAVITYEGLLQALWRTANPTDATGQYVDRGKQYRPAIFYHNEAQKHAAEISVMALEKSGRYDAPIVIEIVPFKAFYKAEEYHQDYSAKNPLRYKFYTFNSGRYQFIEKVWGKDQAVDYSQYRPKNGAGAEQAERDQQPIQMAGFNAATFEKPSDRVLKDRLTKEQYHVTQQEGTEPPFKNEYNNEKRPGIYVDVVSGEPLFSSRDKYDSGTGWPSFTKPISPEWLAEKEDRTFFSVRTEIRSRYADSHLGHVFNDGPAPTGLRYCMNSAALKFIPIEEMDAQGYGALIREVK
- a CDS encoding adenosine kinase, giving the protein MKQYHVYGIGNALVDYEFSIDDAALTAIDVAKGVMTLVDRERQDFLISRLGGQEHKRACGGSAANTIIGVAQFGGKAYYSCRVANDESGDFYYKDLKSHGVDTNLGLANRPEGVTGKCLVLVTPDAERTMNTYLGITAELCCDEVEPDAISRSEYLYMEGYLSASPSGKLAVLEAKKIAQQHGVKTALTFSDPNMVQFFGAVLQEFVGDGIDMLFCNDKEALLYTKTDTVAGAAEQLKKIATNFAITMGAHGAVIWDGTTLHKIPAFPVKAVDTNGAGDIFAGAYLYAITHGYTQVQAGTFASLAASRLVTRFGPRLGGADVVEVLRQLPAR
- a CDS encoding MFS transporter; the protein is MNHTTRQEHTVLHYIFSISSLLSGMGILLIGSGLLGTLLGLRGSEEGFSEAAIGIIMSAFFIGYIAGSLLCPKIIRRVGYVRTFAVMAAISSVVALLHGLVVDPYVWWGLRILNGISLVGLYMVMESWLNEQITQQRSQIFGIYMTISLLALGVGQFGVLIYGPGSLASFALVSILFSLGLMPVALTRTTQPTPMESSSFPLKSLFHAAPVGAVGSLLSGLITGSFWGMAAVFAHGLGFSETHVVTFISFAVFGGALLQWPLGKLSDNRDRRQILFWIAICAAVFVLLLLILHAISMAAFMVVALLYGGFSFSLYAISVAQTHDRLDASQILDGTRGLLMLNGIGASIGPFMAGIVMSILGSRGYPVMLAIVLCGLALFIKWRIHLDEPVPEDERGLFVPVTRTSTIAAEMDPRTYLETEDSSDDQESTSEAVLGSQPPLNGNETDSIQR